Within Spinacia oleracea cultivar Varoflay chromosome 4, BTI_SOV_V1, whole genome shotgun sequence, the genomic segment TTAGTGTGAAAGGTTTTCCAACCTGTTTATATTCGACGCGAAAGGACATGTCACAACACGTTTGCCAACTCTATTTATTACCATTCCTCTGTGAtaagaaaatgatttttttttttaataaaacaaattgAGAAGGGTACACATTCTTCAATTTCCATGAAGTTACAATATTAGAGTCCCATGCAGTCTGTGTATCTGAAAGGGAAAGTCCAGGGAATCTCGTAAGCATGAGTCAAATCTCTGAAGTGCTGCCAAGTAAATGATTTCATCACTCAAAGATAATTGACAAAACGCACgatcttagaatattgattgctcctttttatttttatttttatcataGACACTGAGCTGCATCGTATACCTGCCGTTTATCTTTTGGTCTCCTTATGCCTCATAGCACTACTACAGGAAATTTGCAATTTTTTAAATCCGTATCTGGAAAAACTATGTCAACCACACTAGCTCCAGAAGCTGATTTGACAAGATAGTTGCTATGTAGCTGTTAAATAAAACGTGCTTGCCTTGTCACTACTACTAAAGCAAAGACCCATGGAGCCAGAGTTTTGTATGGTCAAAGCTTGTTTGAGGTTATTTGAGGATGTGAGGAAAATGATGAGGATTGGAACCCCTCTCCTTCTTCGCCAAGCTTAGCCACTTTTAATTTGGCTTTTGTACTAGAAGTGAAGAGGCTTTCAATTAAAAGAGGAAGATAGAGCATCCATCTCCATAAAAGACAATATGAGCAAAAGAAGCTTTGAACAAAAGCTTATAGAAGTTTGGGTGTAGTACAGGATGGAGGAAAGAATGAGGATTCCGACTTTTCTGCAAGTGTTTGTAGGAGCTGCATGAGAATTCTCCAGACGAGGCTGCTAGCAAAGATTTCTTGTTAAGATATATCAGAAAACAAACTTAACAATCCCTAAAAAGCTTCAAGAGTTTCCCAATACCAAGCCCTTGGAAAAGTTCGCATAGGTCGTGATGGACTGTTTAGGAAATGATAATAGGCAACTACAAAGAATAGAAACTTTCCCTCATAAACAAATATGATCTTCTTGAGCCCTTTCTCCTAATGCTTCAACAAGTgaaataaaagttataaaacCGGAGATGTAGGCTACCAACTTGAAGAAACACTTTGTCGGGACTCCTGAAAGATGCAATTATAGTTACTAATTGCTTTGTATATTTCTTGACAAGAAGTTCTTCCCTTCTCAGTATCAGATAATTAGTGCAACATCCATTCTCATGTTTTTCCCTTTATTCAATCGATACCACTCATTCTTCTTTTGAAGATGTAGGTAAAAAAGTTATACTGGTGGTAATGATCTTTTTGTTTTGTATTTTATCCCCCTTTGCCCTTATGTAACTTGCACATTTGGGGTAACTTGTCCAGCGTCCCACTTGTCCAGCGTCCCACTGGCCCTCTATATTGACTTACATTAATCGGAGAATCTTTCATATTCAATTTAGTCCTAATAATGCAATGTTATTAGTTCGCAATTCTTTTTTGTAGGAACTTGAAACATTTTGTAGTGACTCGGGCAAAATGATGAGGTGCAAACTGGGCATATGTAATTGACACCCCCCCTCCACcaccaaaaaaaagagaaatagctTACCCATAATCCAAACAGTAGTGATGATAATACTTCCTCCTTTCTATAGTAATTGCTACATTTACACTTTAACGTTTTCTCATACCTTAAATGGTATATTTTCTCACTTGCTCTCTGtctctatctctctcctcaTGGGCCCACTTTCTCAATCTATATGCACATTTTACATCCAATTCTTAATAAAGTGAATTTTGGCAATTGAGCAATcaaaaagggacggagggagtatacacTTGGAAAAAATAGTCATTTGGGATCTTGTAAGATTCGTGTGGAAATATTGCTTAAAACACAtcaaacttttatattattacttGTAGATAATTAAGATATAAAGGGTTAAAGTTGTGCGTTGGAAGTATGAAAGTCTACAACCGACAAACTATATATTACCTATGTTACCTGAACTTGGATACTCATACCGGACACGGATATGGGTCCAAGTGTCCGACACGACTATTTTGTGTTACATCATTTTGGTCCAAAATCAAGTGTCGAAGTATCCATAACCATGTCCGAGTGTCGAGGATCCAACACGGGTATTTGCGGGAAAATGAAGAGTCCAGGTATATTACCCATACCTATGCTGGTTCTGTCACAGTTGCTCATATCTATAGATAGGCCTCATTTTTTCTTGACCTGTGTAAGTTTCATGATTTAATTTTGAAAGATTACTTCAGCTGCAGTTTTCAGCTATGATAGTAATGCATAATGTGGTTTTAGTGTTATTAGGCCTATGTGACTATAACCATTCAATTTTGAGAAAACTCTTGGGTGTTTAGACTTGTATCAGGTCCACGTATCATATAAGCATCCTGTATGCCAATGTCAATTTAAACTGGTTTTCTGTGCTTTAACAGGATAGGAGTTCTTTTGTAATTTTGATTGGGTGTTTTCCGGATGCTGTTTGATTTTTGTCTTCTCTTCCAGCCTTCTTATCAGGGTTTGTAGGAGTCCTTTTTCTAAACACTGTTTCTGAGTAAAGCATTGGTTGTCAGTTCCTCACCTTAGACAGAATTTATCGTGTTGAAATCTCCTTTCCGCTCTTCtcttttttggttgattttgtttTGGCCTTTGTTCAGGTAAATTGTTTACAGTTCTCTGCTTACCTAATACTTCGTATGTACAATTCTTTTTCAAGCATGTAGAATATATATACCTGATATATTCTTGACCTCCTATTTCTGTATGAAATGAAATTCACTTTCTGTCCCCATCGTCTACTGTTATAATATTTTCTTTAGGCCTAGCTGAACTTAAAGATATACTAATTGTTATAGTTGATGTTGAATTTCTGTTTCAGGGTCGAGTAAATCTTCGGAATCCAGATCATAATTTTTGGTTTATAGAAATTGACAAATATGAAGCTAATAATGGTCTGCCACCTATTGTTGAAAAGAGAATCTTCTTTGGGCGGGAGGTTGGTGCAGCAGACAGAAAGCTCTTGCCTACATATCAGCTTAAAAGCCGAGTTTACATAGGACCAACCGCCATGGATGCTGAAATGGCCTTCCTAATGGCCAACCAAGGACTTGCTGCCCCTGGGAAGCTTGTTTATGATCCATTTGTTGGCACTGGGAGTGTTCTGGTGGCTGCAGCGCATTTTGGTGCATTGACAATGGTTAGTCCTCTTTACGCTTGAGATTTTTTTGGAAACAAACTATTCTAATACAAATATACAATAAAAAGGTCGATTACTGCATGTATTGGCTTTTTACGAGTTACATGATGGCTTTCTGGCAAGGACACTGATGTGTATTTCAGGGTGCAGACATAGATATAAGGGTAGTTCGTGATGGACGTGGACCTGACCGTAATGTTTGGAGTAATTTTAAGCAGGTAACCAAAAATTTCAGTCTAATGTTATTAAGAAATTATTTGGACTTTTCAAACTATCACAAGTAGCAGTCATTTTTTTGCCTGTATCAAAAGATCTCGTGTCCAGAATATGTAAAGCGGCCATTACTTCTGGCAAGTTGTAATCCAAAAAATGTCTAACGAGAATTTGTTGCTGTCTGTGTTGGCGAGTTTTCCCCTCATTCTTGTGACTGTGATTCATGCAGTATGGATTGCAAGAACCAATTTCCCTGTTGAGGGCAGATAATAACCTTCCTCCATGGCGTGCTGGTCTTAAAGAGGTGATTTCTTATTTCTTACTCTTTTATGGCGTGCATATGTTATATTACTGTgaaaacttgggcatttacagCTAAATTGAAAATCAGTGTAGTTCATTGTACTTTTCTGGCTCATATTGGATCTTGGTGCTATTGTACTGTTTGTAATAGAACTATAATTTATAAGCAAGTTGTGTCTGTATTCATGAGGCAATGTCTGCTTTTTTGTAGCCTTGTGACTCTTGTCATTGTCTTGAGTTGGTATACAATGATCTTGGTTGATGCTTGTTTTTTGGCTGAGAAATAGACTCTGCAAAAATGCTAGTATCTTGCTGCCTGCTTCAATTTACAACACTTACTGTTTCATCAGATAATGTGAACATTACGAACTGCTATTAGATCACTCTACAGTGGGAAAATCGACGACGAATGATAAAATTATGAGAACAAATGTTCAGTATTGAAGTAAATTGGTTTCTGTTAGTGTGCAGAATACACGTTTAAAGGGATCTCTTTTGGCTGTGTGGTTACTTTAAAATGAGTATTCCAAgttggtttttagtttttctGCATAAATTTGGATGCTTGGGTGGAAGCCTAGTTTCCGATTCTAGTTGGGTCTTGACTCTTGAGGGTAAATACTACACAACTGTGGACGTCTTTGACATATTAATTGCATGGATGTCCAATCTACACCTGTGAATTTAATGTACAATACTCTGCGGAAGCAGGAATATGCAAACATTTACACTACTTGATAACAAAGTACTTGTTCTTTTCCATCATTCTGTGTTTATAGAATTGTTCCTTTTTTGACCTAATATGCATAGATGTGTCCCATAAAGGAGTGGTGTTACCTAATTCGCTTATGCCCCCAGCGAACCACGATCTAAAACGTACTAATTGGAAAACTTTTGGACTAGTTTAACGAAACTAGGTAACAAGGTGCATTTCTGTGTCCGTTTTGCGTAAGAAAGCATACCACGAATTTGGTAACAGAAGGACTAGTTATGACCATTCAACATTGTTCTGGAACAAGAACAGTTAAAGGGAGGGAAAGCAGGATGAAGAAACGTAGGCAATATTTCGAGGACACATTCTATCTTCATCAAGTATAGCGTGAAAGTAAAAGTGTTGCTAATTAGTTGTCAAATTTGTTTGTTTAATTCCTTGGCTTTCCATATAATACTAAtgtttttaattctttttcaAGGTGTTTGATGCAATAATTTGTGATCCACCTTATGGTGTTCGTGCTGGGGGACGTAAATCTGGAGGTAGAAAGTTGCTCAAGGGTGTTGTCGGCCCTTACACGGTTCCCGACGACAAAAGAGAAGGCCACATACCATCGACTGCAGCATATAGCTTGGTTGAATGTGTTCATGATCTGCTTGACTTAGCTGCTAAGATGCTTGTTATGGGTGGAAGGCTTGTTTATTTCTATCCTGTGCTAAGAGAGGAGGATTCACCTGATCCCACATTTCCTGAACATCCATGTTTCAAACTAGTTGCTGTCTCTGAGCAAATACTTAGTTTTCGTTACAGCAGAGTGTTATTGACGATGGTGAAAGTAGCAACATATACTGAAGAAATAGCTGAGTCAGCTAGAGTTATGCATTTAGATTTTAAGGCAAACCATTTGAAGTGGTTAGAAGAAGGCAACCTTCATTCTGCTGTCTTTGCTCCTAACAAAGAGGGAGAAAATGTAGATCTGAGATTCAGCAAAGACTCGAAGCCCAAATATCGTGggaaatatgtttaggatacatgatttattattttgtaaTCCACTTTTACCTGTGTCTTTGCTTTCATAGATTTTAGGTGTATTTCTACCGCTCTACCTGACCTGTTCATCTGTATTTTGCTGTTTGATGTGCAGGCCTTGAGCTAGACATGGAAGTAAACCTAACATCTTTATTCTTTAGCTCATACTTTATGCCCGAGGGTGCTTGCTAACATCGAAATATATTGATTTTAAGTAATCTTGCTATGTTTTTGCACATTGTTTCATTTCGGAAGTAATTTGCATTAGGGTTGTAATTGCATACAAATGATGGTTTGGAGTCGTTTAAATTCAACCGATACCTTTGGTTTATACAATGCAATTTGCAAAGTTGATACTAGTGTCTCAAATGTGGTAGAATGGACTTATGAGAGTGTAAAATTTGCAATGATATGTTTAGTGTTTTCGACAAGTATCAAAGTGCATCAAAAGTGTCACATGTTATTAATGATAGATGTTGGATATGAGACATGTCACATGACAACTTAAGTCATGAGAAAATTTTCCAGGTTTGTTAGTAACTATTGAGTGACACTAGGGATGTCAATTGGGCATGGTAGGAATGAAGGATTATTAGTAGTTTTGAGCGACTCTATTGATGTCAATTCAACACGACCACACCCGTACTCACTTAAAAGTTTCGTACTAGTCTCTGCCCATGACTCACAGAGTGTACAAAAAAAATTTATCTCCGTCTCCATACACACATTTGAACAAAATAAGAGCAATGGTAATAATACAACTAGGGGTGTTCAAATATTCCCGACTAGGGGTGTCAATTTGGACAAATGGATCGAGTTTCGGTGGGGTTCATCAGTTCAGGTTGGAACGATCTCATTTTGCTAACGGGTCGGATCACATTGTGTTCAAAAATTAACGGGCCAATTGGTTCGGGTTTATTAAGCACGAGTTCATATCGGGTCGAGTTATAGTTGGGTCGGGTTATAGTCGGGTCAGGTTGGAATGCAATGGTTGTAAACGGGTTTAGCCGGATTGTAACAGGTTGATTAATCATGGGTTCATCCAATACCGATCTCAAATTAGTCGGGTTGAACAAGTTTGGCTGCGTTTTCGAAACAAGGATCATGTTTGTAAAATTCCTAGCATGACACTGAGCTAGGGTTAATTGGTTTGCATGCAAATGTAGAACATTAAGATTCGAGTTGGTGATCACTTCGGATTAAGTTAATTAAGGAACCTAAAGTCGATTGTCcaatattatcttattaggcgtgaatGCGTGATGGAACATTAGTAGGTCTTGAATTTAGCATAGAAAGGTGATTTACATAAGAATAAACATACATCACAAGTAGAATAATAGGACATCGAATAAAAATGCTACAAcacctagaaggactaggtATAAACCAAATGAATAGAAATTGCAAGAGTTGAAAGAAAGAGattaaataagtaataagtaataaatcaTAGTAATAGAAATCGAAGAACTTGAAAAGATGAGTTTGAAGACTTATGAATTTCGAAGAATAGGAATGTTCAAGCATGACATCCCATTCTGGAATGCTTCGAAAACTTTGAATAACCTAGTTTAAAGAGAGATTGCTCAACTTAAAACATCATCAGTTTTAGAACTAAATTTTATAAAAGTCCAGTCTTATGTTTATGAAGAAAAAACATGTTCAAGTATGATAACTTAATCTTCAAATGCTCAACACTTGGAATGAACCCAGATAATCAAGAGATTGCTCTTAATTGGCATCCTTGGTTAGAAATTCTGAACTGGAATTTGGAATTAGAAATCAAAATTAGAACTTGAAATAAGGAAATGAAATTAGGAGTCTTAATGTTAAAAGAAATGATGATTCAATCAAGAAAAGTCCCAACTTTATTTGCTCCAAATACTGAAAAGTTATAATTTTTAAAGAGCGGTTTCTCtctttaaacatcattgaatattaaGCTCGATCTGAAAAGGTTTTGAACATGAATCTTAGGATTTCATGACCGCGCTCTAGTTTAAAAATGGGTTTGCACATCtttaaac encodes:
- the LOC110802590 gene encoding uncharacterized protein, with translation MWYMCVFFHRLLDYRKPEVEALAQLFGAFADDNNGDSHSVQWKLPDNFHPDNPFHFVNIPSEDIARDIAKRSILVKGMYEIWGEGTSYEQLEEAVNAYPEERKLPYLTSENTFKINIDSFGKTFTTQEQKELLKRLAFIPFKGRVNLRNPDHNFWFIEIDKYEANNGLPPIVEKRIFFGREVGAADRKLLPTYQLKSRVYIGPTAMDAEMAFLMANQGLAAPGKLVYDPFVGTGSVLVAAAHFGALTMGADIDIRVVRDGRGPDRNVWSNFKQYGLQEPISLLRADNNLPPWRAGLKEVFDAIICDPPYGVRAGGRKSGGRKLLKGVVGPYTVPDDKREGHIPSTAAYSLVECVHDLLDLAAKMLVMGGRLVYFYPVLREEDSPDPTFPEHPCFKLVAVSEQILSFRYSRVLLTMVKVATYTEEIAESARVMHLDFKANHLKWLEEGNLHSAVFAPNKEGENVDLRFSKDSKPKYRGKYV